ACTCTCTCATTCAGTTGCTTAACAAACTTTGCACGTTTCTTACCATCCAAATGTGCACGCTCATTACTAGGTAATTGCACTAGATCAAGTGGTGTTAGCGGATTAAAACCATAAACGCATTCAAATGGAGAGAAACCAGTAGTAGAATGGATAGCCCTATTATAAGcgaactcaacatgaggtacaCACTCTTCCCATGATTTCAAGTTCTTTTTGATGATAGCACATAACAAAGTACCTAATGTACGGTTCACcacctcagtttggccatcagtttgAGGGTGACTAGCAGTAGAGAATAGCAATTTGGTGCCTAACTTAGACCAGAGTGTCTTCCAAAAGTAGCTTAGAAATTTAACATCTCTATCAGATACAATGGTCCTAGCAATGCCATGCAATCTCACAATCTCTTTAAAGAATaagttagcaatatgagatgcatcatccGTTTTATGACAAGCAATGAAGTGTGCCATTTTAGAGAACCTATCCACTACCACATAAATGGAGTCATGGCCATACTTGGATCTAGGCAAACCAAgtataaaatccatagaaatatcTACCCATGGTGCACTAGAAATAGGTAATGGGGTGTAAAGGCCATATAGGTGTACCTTGGATTTAGCTTTCTTACAAGCTAAGCACCGTTCCACCACTCGTGCAACATCTCTCCTCATGTGcggccaatagaagtgttccTGCAGCATGGCAAGAGTCTTATCAACCCCAAAGTGTCCCATAAGTCCACCTGAGTGGGATTCCCTTACCAAGAGTTCTCGGAGTGATCCATGTGGGATGCAAAGCCGATTGGTACAAAACAAGTATCCATCGGAAATGAAGAACTTACCTTGCCCAGTGTGTTTGCAAGAAGTGTAAAACTCACCGAAGTCACTATCTTAGGTATAGAGCTCTTTAATCAGCTCAAACCCTAACAACTTAGCATCTAAGGAGGTGAGTAGAGAGTACCTTCCGGAGAGTGCATCCACAACCACATTAGACTTACCAGCCTTGTATTTAATCACGTACGGAAAGGACTCCACGAATGCAATCCATCTTGCATGCTTCTTGCTCAAGGTGTGCTTGGCCTTAAGGTACTTAAGGGACTCATGATCGGTGTGTATCACGAATTCCTTAGGCCTTAAGTAGTGTTGCCACACTTGTAGTGCTCGAATGAGGGCGTACAACTCTTTATCATAAGTTGAGTAGTTCAGTGCAGCCCCATTGAGTTTCTCACTAAACTAGGCAATAGCCTCCCACCTTGGTTCAACACAGCTCCAACTCCAATACCTGAAGCATCACAATCAATTTCAAATGTCTTAGAAAAGTCAGGTAAAGCAAGTACAGGTGCGTGTGTGAGTTGGTGCTTAAAGCGCGAAAGGCCTATTCTTGAGATTCTCCCCAATGGAAGTTCTCATTCTTCTTGATCAACTCGGTCAAGGGtgcagcaatggtgctaaagTCCCTCACGAATCTCCTACAGAAACCCGCAAGTCCATGGAAGCTTCGAACATCACCCACGGACCGTGGTGTTGGCCACTCTTGAATAGcttgcaccttttgatcatcCACCTTCATTCCCTGCGCACTTATAACAAACTCTAggaacacaagctcgttagtgcAAAAATTGCACTTCTTGAGATTGGCATAGAGCTTCTCTCTTCGAAGTACATCCATAACAGCCCTAATATGCTCTAGATGCTCATCATAAGACTTGCTATAAATTaagatatcatcaaagtaaactaccACAAATTTTCCTAAGAATGGATGCAGAACATGATTTATTAACCtcatgaaggtactaggtgcattagttagcccaaaaggcattactaacCACTCATACAATCCATACTTAGTCTTGAAggcagttttccattcatccccctccTTAATCCTAATTTGATGGTACCCACTTTTGAGATCAATTTTGGTAAAGAACACAGCCCCATGTAactcatcaagcatgtcatctaaGCGAGGTATAGGGTGGCGATACTTTACCGTGATGGCATTTACGGCTCTACAAtcggtgcacattctccacgTACCATCTTTCTAGGGCACCAGAATGACTGGAACAGCACACGGGCTTAAGCTCTCACGTGCCCATCCTTTGCCAAGCAACTCatccacttgcctttgcaactCCTTAGTCTCCTCCGGGTTGCTCTTGTAAGCTGGTCGATTTGGCAATGAAGCCCCAGggatgaaatcaatttgatgctcaatgcCTCTAAGTGGCGGCAATCCACTTGGCACATCCTCGGGGAAGACATCAGCATACTCCTGTAAAAGAGACTTAACCTCGAGAGGTATGTCAATATCAAGTTCATGCACATTTAGAGCTACTTCTTTGCTAACAAGCATAAGAAGTGGCTGCTCATCTGTCATtaacttcctcactttcttggcTTTTATCAGGAGCATTTGTTTTCCCTCAGATTTTACCTCACTTGCCGAGCTATCTATagcctttttcctctctttttttgccTCGactctctcattttcttttctttttgcactATACTTCGCAAACTCTTGTTGCAACTTCAATTGGTTCTCATGCACTTGTTTGGGGGAAAGGGGAGCTAGTGTGACTTTCTTATTAGTGTACAAGAAGCTATATTTATTAGTCACACCATCAAAAGTTACCTGTCTGTCAAACTGCCAAGGCCTACCTAGTATAATGTGACTAGCCTGCATAGGAACTACATCACATAATACTTCATCAGAATATTTATGGATTTGAAAGGATATAAGAACCTGCTTGGTTACTCGAACCTCCCGAGAATTGTTGAGCCATTGGAGTTTGTAAGGTCGCGGGTGATCCCTTGTAGGCAACTTCAAGTTGTCCACCATGAGTGAACTAGCCACATTTGTGCAGctcccactatcaataatcACACTACAAAGTGCTTGGTTGATGAAGCACCtggtgtagaaaatgttctcccgttgaagctcgtcctccttaacacgTGCCGTTAATGCTCTCCTTGCAACCAATGCAGTCCCAAAATGACCCTCGGGTGTACTAAACTTCTCTTCATTTGGCGATTCCCCATCACTACCTCCGTCAAGAGGTGGCATGCCTTCATGCTCGGCTTCGTCCTCACTCACGATCTCACCATTTTGCATTGTAATCATAGTCCTTTGATTGAGACATTGACTAGCAATATGGCCTCTACCTTGGCATTTGAAACATCGAGTATCACGAGCTCTAGTTTGTACCCTAGGCTCCTCAAATTTTGGAGTAGAAAAGGGCGGCTTACTAATACTAGGGTTGCCCATCTTACCTCCCTCGAATCTCGGCTTTGGTGTAGGAGCATTTGGTGAAGGCCGAGAATCATTCCTTGGTTGGAATGGGCGGTTGGTAGAGTAGGTGATATTGCCGAAATTCGATCGAGtggtacccctcctcttgagcctttgCTCGACGATATAGTGTTGAAGTTCCACTCGTTCAGCAATATCGGGTCGTAACCCGCTCAAGAATCTCGCCATGGTGGCTTCAGGATCCTCCTGTACATTCGCTCTAAGCATCGGgatctccatctccttgtgGTACTCATCCACACTCCGGTTGCCCTGGACTAAGGTTTGTAATCGGTGGTACAAATCCCTAGTGTAATGTCCAGGTACAAAGCGGGTGTGCATCATGGCTCGAAGCTCGGGCCATGGAACGAGCTCAGGTAGCCCATTTCTCCTTCTAGACTTCTTgatttggtcccaccaaaccacAGCGTACTCAGTGAATTCCATGGTGGCCAATTGCACCTTTTGCACCTCGGTGTAGTTTTGGCAAGAAAAGACCATTTCGATCTTGGATAACCATTCGAGAAAGGCCTCGAGATCGGACCGTCCTTTGAACTCAGGGATTTGCATCTTGATTCCCTTGAATACATCAGTAGGTCCAGTCTGGTTCCTTTGCCTTGGTCGAATTCGAGGTTCCTCATCATCATTATCATTATTGGAACCATCGGAAGACTCCTCCATGTCCATTCGCCTTCGCATGGACTTAGAGGTTTTTGGTGTTCCAGATGCTCGAAGTTGCAGCAACTCATCTTGAATGGGTTCTAACATGCGTTGGAAACGCCTATCCATTTGCTCCATCATCTGTTCAAAGTTCATGGGATGGGATACTCCTTCGTTTCCACTAGACATGGAGTCTCAAGTGTACCTGCAAGGGTTAGtagcaaagaaaaaggaaatagggaaaaaaaaaagtaatgttttcttttgcttcttttctctttttttttgtcacttcaCTCCCTAAGTGTATACTCTCACACTCATATATGGTCACTCAAATCACTCTAATAAGCTCACCAAAATATTCTCTCACAGCCCCTTGCAAAACCTTGAAGAAAGTAGAGCTCCTCAAGTGCTCAAATTTAGCTTAAAAAATCAAGTTCACGCTAGAATTGAGGTTCGTAAGAGTggagattttcttggaaaacaaaattaggacACTAAGAATGGATTGGTAGAATATATTCAAGAATAAAAATCGGGAAAAGACTTGACACCAAAGctacaaaaaattaagaatgacGCTCAAGGCTCTAACCGACAAGGAAATTGGTCCTTTTCCTTTGCTGGATTTTCGTGGAATGTTTACTCTTGTTCTAGCTGACTCAAGGTGCTGGTTTCTTTTTTGTTGCAGAGGTGTGGACACACCTTAGGAGTAACTCCAGGGAAGGACCAGCTACCAAATAGAAGACAAGTGAGTTGGAGGGCCACTTGGTCTTGTCGGTcccttttggtttttttttttgaagttcaGCCGACTAGATCCTTTCCCAAGTGCTTGGAAAGGGTACCAAGACTGGGGATAAGTATGGGCAAGCGGTGGCTATAAATTAGGAAATAGGATGACGTTGGTAGCCCCTTCGGTTTTAGAAGCTGGTTGGTGTAGAACCCTTGTAGCGGctgtttctttattttttttttctagttgtTCAGCCGAATGGGTTTCCTAATTCAATAAAAGCATGCAAGACACTCTTGTTTCGAATGTGCTtgctatacttttttttttttttgtacagcAGCAGCTTTGAATGAACACTGGTCTAGGCTACCCAGAATTTTCCCAGGTCTGGCTGAGTTTAAGTGCGGCCTGTTTGATGGtttctgtgttttttttttttttttggtaatcaGATAGGCTAGGTTTTGGTTCCCAAACGGGTCAAGGTTCAGCACTAGGTATAGACCAACCTTTAACAATCAAGAGTTGTAAACCAAAcacaaaaatttccagcaaatagCTTCAAGAATATCActgcaaatttccagatttcaaagGATCAAGAACCTCttcaagagctccaagaaaccgtgaagtTTTGCTTACGAAATTCAAGAACAAGGTACCAATATTCtcctagaaaataaataactaagaCACGGACCAAGAACAGCTTTAGAACCAACCACAATTCGACAAGGAGACACGAGCAGAAATTGGGAACTACCATAACGGCAACTCCGCGACTTGGAAGGAACACCGACCAGAATTTTTCTTGCCccccctttgtttttttttggactAAGGTTTGGGACCTaatcacaaaagaaatagaCAAAAAACTGAGCAATGGACAAGCACAACAATCAGGGGACAATTCGGACAgacttgccaaagcaagtgcgGCACGGATCGAACTCCTATGACTCGATGTTACTAGCACCGCTTGATTCTTCAATTTGCTGGTCCCAAGCGGTGGAGAAAACAATCAGCAAGACATGACCAGATTTATCCACCCGAGACTCAGCAGTAATTGGCAATAACAAGGCACAGATTGCACAAGGTTCAACGGACACAGCAATACGGAAGCGACAATAAGAACACTAGCGGTGTgggtttgtttctttcttttttttgattttAGCGACTGCTGGAATCGACACCACCAAACCAAACACAACACACTTGATTTccagaaattccagaaattgaaGACGACAACAAGACAGAAACAAACAATGATGACCAGACTCGAAAACAAAGGAAACTCGCGGCCAGAATGCAACGTGcacaaaatttattattattttttttagctaCCGAGACAGATACGAATTAAGGCACGAAAAGAGGGATAACGATGTTACCAACAagctagctctgatgccagctgatacaAATCTCGTTGGTAAGGagattcgcgac
This Coffea arabica cultivar ET-39 chromosome 3e, Coffea Arabica ET-39 HiFi, whole genome shotgun sequence DNA region includes the following protein-coding sequences:
- the LOC113737531 gene encoding uncharacterized protein — its product is MEQMDRRFQRMLEPIQDELLQLRASGTPKTSKSMRRRMDMEESSDGSNNDNDDEEPRIRPRQRNQTGPTDVFKGIKMQIPEFKGRSDLEAFLEWLSKIEMVFSCQNYTEVQKVQLATMEFTEYAVVWWDQIKKSRRRNGLPELVPWPELRAMMHTRFVPGHYTRDLYHRLQTLVQGNRSVDEYHKEMEIPMLRANVQEDPEATMARFLSGLRPDIAERVELQHYIVEQRLKRRGTTRSNFGNITYSTNRPFQPRNDSRPSPNAPTPKPRFEGGKMGNPSISKPPFSTPKFEEPRVQTRARDTRCFKCQGRGHIASQCLNQRTMITMQNGEIVSEDEAEHEGMPPLDGGSDGESPNEEKFSTPEGHFGTALVARRALTARVKEDELQRENIFYTRCFINQALCSVIIDSGSCTNVASSLMVDNLKLPTRDHPRPYKLQWLNNSREVRVTKQVLISFQIHKYSDEVLCDVVPMQASHIILGRPWQFDRQVTFDGVTNKYSFLYTNKKVTLAPLSPKQVHENQLKLQQEFAKYSAKRKENERVEAKKERKKAIDSSASEVKSEGKQMLLIKAKKVRKLMTDEQPLLMLVSKEVALNVHELDIDIPLEVKSLLQEYADVFPEDVPSGLPPLRGIEHQIDFIPGASLPNRPAYKSNPEETKELQRQVDELLGKGWARESLSPCAVPVILVP